The following are from one region of the Ischnura elegans chromosome 12, ioIscEleg1.1, whole genome shotgun sequence genome:
- the LOC124169514 gene encoding uncharacterized protein K02A2.6-like, protein MAKSKSLARSYVWWPKLDQDIEKMVKSCESCLSNKPTPNRVPLKSWDWPEKPWQRLHLDLAGPFVGKMFMVLIDSHTKWPEVKELRTSSGEEIISHLRNVFSVFGLPEQIVTDNGPQFTGGEFAKFCEMNCIRHIFSPPYHPATNGAAENMVKIFKNKLKTLLHSGVPLHVALPRFLFDYRLAPHSTTGEAPSKLMFGRLPRSRLAVVKPNTREVVTNHQRAQGGAQGGSFERVFRSGQEVMVKVYPYGIGKWVKGVVKEVLGTRNYKILTDDGNLIHRHTNQIQGRETRVTMRERPSCVQIEDVAVAPEIAPRSEEVGMSEEGSVQSVGGWESQNCVWGPRLPKVGGNVNDQSVTGNSVPQRRYPLRERKRRECLDL, encoded by the coding sequence ATGGCAAAATCAAAATCATTGGCAAGGTCATATGTTTGGTGGCCAAAGTTGGATCAGGACATTGAAAAGATGGTAAAGTCTTGTGAGTCCTGCTTATCAAATAAGCCAACACCAAATAGGGTACCATTAAAGAGTTGGGACTGGCCAGAGAAACCATGGCAAAGACTACATTTAGATCTGGCAGGACCCTTCGTGGGAAAGATGTTTATGGTTTTAATTGATAGCCACACAAAGTGGCCAGAGGTAAAGGAGTTAAGAACTAGTTCAGGTGAGGAGATCATTTCTCACCTAAGAAATGTATTTTCTGTCTTTGGACTCCCGGAGCAGATTGTTACCGACAATGGCCCCCAATTCACTGGTGGAGAATTTGCAAAATTCTGTGAAATGAATTGTATAAGACACATATTTTCTCCACCATATCATCCAGCAACCAATGGGGCTGCTGAAAATATGGTAAAGATTTTCAAAAACAAACTGAAAACCCTTTTGCACTCAGGAGTTCCCTTGCATGTTGCCTTGCCCAGATTCCTTTTTGACTATAGACTGGCACCTCACTCTACCACGGGGGAAGCTCCAAGCAAACTGATGTTTGGAAGACTCCCGCGTTCTCGGCTCGCGGTAGTGAAGCCAAATACGAGAGAGGTTGTTACAAACCACCAAAGGGCTCAAGGAGGAGCTCAGGGGGGTTCTTTTGAGCGAGTGTTTAGAAGTGGTCAAGAGGTGATGGTGAAAGTTTACCCATATGGTATAGGGAAGTGGGTGAAGGGAGTGGTGAAAGAGGTTCTCGGTACAAGGAACTACAAAATTTTGACTGATGATGGGAATCTCATTCACAGGCATACTAATCAAATCCAGGGCAGGGAGACAAGAGTGACAATGAGGGAGAGGCCAAGTTGTGTGCAGATTGAGGATGTAGCTGTTGCTCCAGAAATAGCTCCCAGAAGCGAAGAGGTAGGCATGTCAGAAGAGGGATCGGTGCAATCTGTGGGGGGATGGGAGTCTCAAAATTGTGTCTGGGGACCGAGGCTGCCCAAAGTGGGAGGGAATGTGAATGACCAGAGTGTGACGGGAAACAGTGTCCCTCAAAGGAGGTACCCTCTTAGAGAGAGGAAAAGAAGGGAGTGTTTGGAtctgtga